Proteins encoded in a region of the Aerosakkonema funiforme FACHB-1375 genome:
- a CDS encoding TIGR04376 family protein, whose translation MGVFEDFSRFLESRLEEFLRNNPHLELQALEEQLREQEEDALRLIADLQTQEKKLQDEILATAQEIQRWHARIEKAKAANRWDLVQPAQEREAALLRQGNQHWGHMQGLKERIKQAQELLRRIQQRRQEVRVKAAQAQANRTSPKAEQKSQTVGWDSGSHQKSFSGADPLDEQFKRWEAQDELEQMKRNMGR comes from the coding sequence GTGGGCGTATTTGAAGATTTCAGCCGATTTTTGGAAAGTCGCTTGGAAGAATTCCTGCGGAACAATCCCCATTTGGAATTACAAGCGCTGGAGGAACAGCTGCGGGAACAAGAGGAGGATGCGCTGCGCCTAATTGCCGACCTGCAAACTCAAGAAAAGAAGTTGCAGGATGAGATTCTTGCCACCGCACAAGAAATTCAGCGATGGCACGCCCGCATTGAAAAGGCGAAGGCTGCGAACAGATGGGATTTAGTTCAGCCCGCACAAGAACGGGAAGCCGCTTTGCTGCGCCAAGGCAATCAGCATTGGGGACATATGCAAGGTCTCAAAGAGCGGATTAAACAGGCTCAGGAATTGCTGCGTCGTATCCAGCAGCGACGACAGGAAGTTCGTGTTAAAGCGGCACAAGCACAGGCAAACCGTACTAGCCCCAAAGCTGAGCAAAAATCCCAAACTGTCGGTTGGGATAGCGGTTCCCATCAAAAATCTTTTAGCGGTGCAGATCCATTGGACGAACAATTTAAGCGCTGGGAAGCACAGGATGAGTTGGAGCAAATGAAGCGAAATATGGGACGTTAA